A window of Cryptomeria japonica chromosome 3, Sugi_1.0, whole genome shotgun sequence contains these coding sequences:
- the LOC131075885 gene encoding uncharacterized protein LOC131075885, with product MATQLMKKSEMVTFAAKEGAEVYHGEENCKQKVLQVLQEAGLPRGLFPLDNIVECGHVRDTGFVWLKRPKKIEYRFKTTGNLASYAPEMSGYMEKGKMKKISGVKVKELLMWFALCELSIEDPNSGMIYCKTAVGVGKNVPIKVWEEEYDKYMCKSEAKSNA from the coding sequence ATGGCTACCCAGTTGATGAAGAAGTCTGAAATGGTTACTTTTGCAGCAAAGGAAGGTGCAGAAGTGTACCATGGCGAAGAGAACTGCAAACAGAAGGTACTGCAGGTTCTCCAAGAGGCAGGACTTCCCAGAGGTTTATTTCCTCTGGATAATATAGTGGAATGTGGGCATGTTAGGGACACAGGCTTTGTATGGTTGAAACGTCCCAAGAAAATTGAATACCGGTTTAAAACCACAGGAAACCTGGCTTCTTATGCTCCTGAGATGAGTGGTTATATGGAAAAGGGAAAGATGAAGAAGATAAGTGGAGTGAaggtgaaagagcttcttatgtgGTTCGCTTTGTGTGAGTTGAGCATTGAGGATCCAAACAGTGGAATGATTTACTGCAAAACTGCTGTGGGTGTGGGCAAAAATGTGCCAATCAAGGTCTGGGAGGAGGAGTATGATAAGTATATGTGTAAATCGGAAGCAAAATCCAATGCCTGA